One Synechococcus sp. MU1617 DNA window includes the following coding sequences:
- a CDS encoding ATP-dependent Clp protease ATP-binding subunit, producing MFERFTEKAIKVIMLAQEEARRLGHNFVGTEQILLGLIGEGTGVAAKVLKSMGVNLKDARVEVEKIIGRGSGFVAVEIPFTPRAKRVLELSLEEARQLGHNYIGTEHLLLGLIREGEGVAARVLENLGVDLAKVRTQVIRMLGETAEVSAGGGGGGGKGSTKTPTLDEFGNNLTQLATEAKLDPVVGRHNEIDRVIQILGRRTKNNPVLIGEPGVGKTAIAEGLAQRIQQGDIPDILEDKRVLTLDIGLLVAGTKYRGEFEERLKKIMEEIKSAGNVILVIDEVHTLIGAGAAEGAIDAANILKPALARGELQCIGATTLDEYRKHIERDAALERRFQPVNVGEPSIDDTIEILRGLRERYEQHHRLKITDDALIAAATLGDRYISDRFLPDKAIDLIDEAGSRVRLLNSKLPPAAKEVDKELRLVQKEKEDAVRDQDFTKAGELREKEVELREQIRSLLQTNKDEAKADASSETGETAVTEAAALDSSPMVNEEDIAQIVASWTGVPVQKLTESESVKLLNMEETLHQRLIGQDEAVKAVSKAIRRARVGLKNPNRPIASFIFSGPTGVGKTELTKALATYFFGSEEAMIRLDMSEFMERHTVSKLIGSPPGYVGFNEGGQLTEAVRRRPYTVVLFDEIEKAHPDVFNLLLQLLEDGRLTDSKGRTVDFKNTLIIMTSNIGSKVIEKGGGGLGFEFSGESAEESQYTRIRSLVNEELKQYFRPEFLNRLDEIIVFRQLNRDEVKEIAEIMLKEVFGRMGEKGITLTVSDAFKERLVEEGYNPAYGARPLRRAVMRLLEDSLAEEVLSGRIKDGDHAEVDVDENKKVVVRHKGQVDTAPQLAGASV from the coding sequence ATGTTTGAACGCTTTACCGAGAAGGCCATCAAGGTGATCATGCTGGCCCAGGAAGAGGCTCGCAGACTTGGTCACAACTTCGTTGGTACAGAACAAATCCTCCTCGGCCTGATCGGCGAGGGAACGGGCGTTGCCGCCAAGGTTCTCAAATCCATGGGGGTCAACCTCAAGGATGCTCGGGTTGAAGTTGAGAAAATCATCGGCCGTGGTTCCGGCTTCGTTGCCGTCGAGATCCCCTTCACGCCCCGCGCTAAGCGGGTGTTGGAGCTGTCTCTGGAAGAGGCTCGCCAGCTTGGTCATAACTACATCGGCACTGAGCACCTGCTGCTCGGTCTGATCCGTGAAGGCGAAGGTGTTGCTGCCCGTGTGTTGGAGAACCTCGGTGTCGACCTGGCCAAGGTGCGCACCCAAGTGATTCGCATGCTGGGTGAAACCGCTGAAGTCTCTGCCGGTGGCGGTGGCGGCGGTGGAAAGGGATCCACCAAAACTCCCACCCTCGACGAATTCGGCAACAACCTCACTCAGCTCGCCACCGAAGCGAAGCTTGACCCCGTGGTGGGTCGTCACAACGAGATCGACCGCGTCATCCAGATTCTGGGTCGCCGCACCAAGAACAACCCTGTTTTGATCGGCGAGCCGGGTGTCGGTAAGACCGCCATCGCTGAGGGTTTGGCCCAGCGCATTCAGCAGGGTGACATTCCTGACATCCTCGAAGACAAACGTGTTCTGACCCTTGATATCGGCCTGCTGGTGGCCGGCACCAAGTACCGAGGTGAGTTCGAAGAGCGCCTCAAAAAGATCATGGAGGAGATCAAGTCGGCGGGGAACGTGATTCTCGTGATCGACGAGGTGCACACCCTGATCGGTGCCGGTGCTGCTGAGGGGGCGATCGACGCCGCCAACATCCTCAAACCGGCCCTCGCCCGCGGCGAGCTCCAGTGCATCGGGGCCACCACCTTGGATGAGTACCGCAAGCACATCGAACGTGATGCTGCCCTGGAGCGCCGTTTCCAGCCGGTGAATGTGGGCGAGCCGTCCATCGACGACACCATCGAAATCCTGCGGGGCCTTCGCGAGCGTTACGAGCAGCACCACCGCCTCAAGATCACCGATGACGCCCTTATTGCGGCTGCAACCCTCGGCGATCGCTATATCTCGGATCGCTTCCTGCCCGACAAGGCCATCGACCTGATCGACGAAGCCGGTTCCCGGGTGCGTCTGCTCAATTCGAAGCTGCCCCCCGCGGCCAAGGAAGTGGACAAAGAACTGCGTTTGGTGCAGAAGGAGAAGGAGGATGCCGTCCGCGATCAGGACTTCACCAAGGCTGGTGAACTGCGCGAGAAGGAAGTGGAACTGCGTGAGCAGATCCGTTCTCTGCTTCAGACCAACAAGGATGAGGCCAAAGCCGACGCCAGCTCTGAAACCGGTGAAACGGCTGTTACCGAGGCGGCTGCCTTAGACAGTTCACCGATGGTGAACGAGGAGGACATCGCCCAGATCGTGGCTTCCTGGACCGGTGTTCCAGTGCAGAAACTCACCGAGAGCGAGTCGGTCAAGCTTCTCAACATGGAGGAAACTCTCCACCAGCGTCTGATCGGTCAGGACGAAGCCGTCAAGGCGGTGTCTAAGGCCATTCGCCGTGCCCGGGTCGGCTTAAAGAACCCCAACCGCCCGATCGCCAGCTTCATCTTTTCTGGCCCCACCGGTGTCGGTAAAACCGAGCTCACCAAAGCTCTGGCCACCTACTTCTTCGGCAGCGAGGAGGCGATGATCCGCCTCGACATGTCGGAATTCATGGAGCGCCACACGGTCAGCAAGCTGATCGGCTCGCCTCCGGGCTATGTGGGCTTCAACGAAGGCGGTCAGCTCACTGAGGCCGTGCGTCGCAGGCCTTACACCGTTGTGCTCTTCGACGAAATCGAAAAGGCGCACCCCGATGTGTTCAACCTGCTGCTGCAACTCCTGGAAGACGGTCGTCTGACCGACTCCAAAGGCCGCACAGTCGACTTCAAGAACACCCTGATCATCATGACCTCGAACATCGGTTCGAAGGTGATCGAGAAGGGTGGCGGCGGCCTCGGTTTCGAGTTCTCCGGTGAAAGCGCTGAGGAGTCTCAATACACCCGGATCCGTTCCCTGGTGAATGAGGAGCTCAAGCAGTACTTCCGGCCTGAATTCCTTAACCGTCTCGACGAAATCATCGTCTTCCGTCAGCTGAACCGCGACGAGGTCAAGGAGATTGCCGAGATCATGCTCAAGGAGGTCTTTGGCCGCATGGGCGAGAAGGGCATCACCCTTACGGTGTCCGATGCGTTCAAGGAGCGCCTGGTGGAGGAGGGCTACAACCCCGCCTATGGCGCACGTCCGCTGCGTAGGGCTGTCATGCGTCTTCTCGAGGATTCCCTCGCCGAAGAGGTGCTGTCTGGTCGGATCAAGGACGGCGACCATGCCGAAGTTGATGTCGATGAGAACAAGAAGGTGGTGGTCCGCCATAAGGGTCAGGTGGATACGGCACCGCAACTTGCCGGCGCCAGCGTCTGA
- a CDS encoding GNAT family N-acetyltransferase, giving the protein MAASEGNLRIDPVEGGQIPQILRLDPSWQQACLALDQRALNGLWTGEQWRRELDDPRRLCIGVVQIDVLWGVACGWMVADELHITAVAVDPDRRRSGHGGLLLHALLQRARQHGAVHATLEVASDNVAALALYAKAGFRTAGTRSGYYSDGRDALILWCRIPSPPSPTSAA; this is encoded by the coding sequence GTGGCGGCGTCGGAGGGCAATCTAAGAATCGACCCTGTAGAGGGCGGACAGATCCCGCAGATCCTGCGTCTTGATCCGTCCTGGCAGCAAGCCTGTCTGGCATTGGATCAACGGGCGCTCAACGGCCTCTGGACAGGAGAGCAATGGCGGCGGGAGCTGGACGACCCCCGGCGCCTCTGCATCGGTGTTGTGCAGATCGACGTCCTTTGGGGTGTGGCCTGTGGCTGGATGGTGGCCGATGAGCTGCACATCACTGCGGTGGCTGTGGATCCCGACAGGCGTCGCAGTGGCCATGGAGGTCTGCTTTTGCATGCACTGTTGCAACGGGCACGACAGCACGGTGCAGTGCACGCCACCCTCGAAGTGGCCAGCGACAACGTTGCCGCTCTGGCGCTTTACGCCAAAGCCGGTTTTCGCACCGCAGGCACCCGTTCCGGGTACTACTCCGATGGTCGCGACGCCCTCATTCTGTGGTGTCGCATCCCGTCACCTCCGTCGCCCACGTCGGCGGCTTGA
- the lysA gene encoding diaminopimelate decarboxylase encodes MTQTITSQRPFEANRDAESPNRNLTPITTELDGTDRLVVGGCRLSDLAERYGTPLYVLDEATVRATCRAYRQALEKHYAGPSLPIYASKANSSLVMSSLAASEGLGLDAVSAGELLTALRGGMPGDRMVLHGNNKSDEELLLAYANKVTIVVDNQHDLDRLAELVPAGAEPARLMLRFTPGIECHTHEYIRTGHLDSKFGFDPDQVEPVLRSLMGQPWAQLTGLHAHIGSQIFELEPHRDLAAVMADKLKLARELGHPVTDLNVGGGLGIRYVESDDPPSIEQWIQVVAEAVTSACQERGLELPRLMCEPGRSLVATAGVTLYSVGSRKTIPNVRTYVAIDGGMSDNPRPITYQSLYTCCLADRPLAKPDESVNLVGKHCESGDVLLKDLPLPTTESGDIVAVFATGAYNASMSSNYNRIPRPAAVLVHDGSAELVQKREQPDDLLRYDVLPERFNALR; translated from the coding sequence GTGACCCAAACCATCACCAGTCAACGGCCCTTCGAGGCCAACCGGGATGCGGAGAGCCCCAATCGCAACCTGACCCCGATCACCACAGAACTCGACGGCACCGACCGTCTTGTTGTTGGGGGGTGTCGTCTCAGCGATCTGGCCGAGCGTTACGGCACACCGTTGTATGTGCTGGATGAAGCGACCGTTCGGGCCACCTGCCGGGCCTACCGGCAGGCCCTGGAAAAGCATTACGCCGGGCCATCCCTACCGATCTACGCCTCCAAAGCCAACAGCTCTCTGGTGATGAGCAGCCTGGCGGCCTCCGAGGGGCTGGGTCTGGATGCCGTGTCAGCCGGTGAATTGCTGACGGCGCTGCGCGGGGGGATGCCCGGGGATCGCATGGTGCTGCACGGCAACAACAAATCCGACGAGGAGTTGCTGCTCGCCTACGCCAACAAAGTGACGATCGTTGTGGACAACCAGCACGATCTGGATCGCCTCGCCGAACTGGTGCCCGCTGGAGCCGAACCGGCTCGTCTGATGCTGCGCTTCACCCCCGGCATCGAGTGCCACACGCACGAATACATCCGCACCGGTCACCTGGACAGCAAGTTCGGCTTCGATCCCGACCAGGTGGAACCCGTGCTGCGCAGCCTTATGGGACAACCCTGGGCCCAACTCACCGGACTTCACGCCCACATCGGCTCCCAGATTTTTGAACTCGAGCCCCACCGGGATCTGGCGGCGGTAATGGCCGACAAGCTGAAGCTGGCCCGTGAGCTGGGCCATCCGGTGACCGACCTCAACGTGGGCGGTGGCCTGGGCATCCGCTACGTGGAATCGGACGATCCCCCGAGCATTGAGCAGTGGATCCAGGTGGTGGCCGAAGCGGTCACCAGCGCATGCCAGGAACGGGGCCTCGAGCTGCCGCGGTTGATGTGCGAACCGGGTCGTTCCCTTGTGGCGACCGCCGGCGTGACCCTTTATTCGGTGGGCTCGCGCAAAACGATCCCGAACGTGCGCACCTACGTGGCCATCGACGGTGGCATGAGCGACAACCCTCGCCCGATCACCTACCAGTCTCTCTACACCTGCTGCCTGGCCGATCGCCCGCTGGCCAAGCCAGACGAAAGTGTGAACTTGGTGGGCAAGCACTGCGAATCCGGCGATGTGCTGCTGAAGGACCTCCCCCTACCCACCACCGAGAGCGGTGACATCGTCGCCGTGTTTGCCACCGGTGCTTACAACGCCTCAATGAGTTCGAACTACAACCGGATCCCGAGGCCCGCTGCCGTTCTGGTGCACGACGGTTCAGCGGAACTGGTGCAGAAACGGGAGCAGCCGGATGACCTGCTGCGCTACGACGTTTTGCCAGAACGATTCAACGCGTTACGTTGA
- the cdaA gene encoding diadenylate cyclase CdaA: MNVLAVVDPRLVLDVLFASSIGFLLFSRVNEQRTLWLLRGWLFLVAMAWFVQRFANLPLTTKLVDALVMACSLSLAILWQGELRRLMELLGTGRLAVLLGNPQKEFSASAGTVSQITEAAGRLSQLRRGALIVVDLGSDLRPEDFLNPGIPIGAVLSRELMLNLFAADTPLHDGAVLVRGNRIESAGVILPLSRHSVSRFGTRHLAALGITERFDRCICIVVSEETGTLSLANQGKLERPITSSRLQELLRELFNTAESMPPARRTVGSAPPESLS, from the coding sequence GTGAACGTGTTGGCGGTGGTGGATCCGCGCCTAGTGCTCGACGTTCTCTTTGCCTCTTCCATCGGCTTTCTGCTTTTTTCCCGCGTCAACGAGCAGCGCACCCTCTGGCTGCTTCGGGGTTGGTTGTTTCTGGTGGCGATGGCCTGGTTTGTCCAGCGCTTCGCCAACCTGCCCCTCACCACAAAGCTGGTTGACGCGCTCGTCATGGCCTGTTCGCTGTCCCTGGCCATCCTTTGGCAAGGGGAGCTGCGTCGCCTGATGGAGCTGCTGGGCACCGGTCGTCTTGCCGTGTTGCTGGGCAACCCTCAGAAAGAGTTCAGCGCTTCGGCGGGCACCGTCAGCCAGATCACTGAGGCCGCGGGCCGGCTGTCTCAGTTGCGGCGTGGTGCCTTAATCGTGGTGGACCTGGGAAGCGACCTGAGGCCCGAGGATTTTCTCAATCCCGGCATCCCCATTGGTGCTGTGCTGAGTCGAGAGCTGATGCTCAACTTGTTCGCCGCCGACACCCCCCTCCACGACGGTGCCGTGCTGGTGCGGGGCAATCGAATCGAATCGGCGGGCGTGATTCTTCCCCTGTCGAGGCACAGCGTGAGCCGATTCGGCACCCGTCATCTGGCGGCACTCGGCATCACCGAACGCTTTGATCGCTGCATCTGCATTGTGGTGTCAGAAGAAACCGGAACGCTGTCTCTGGCGAACCAGGGCAAGCTGGAACGACCGATCACCAGTTCTCGCCTCCAGGAACTGCTCAGGGAGCTGTTCAACACCGCCGAATCGATGCCGCCGGCACGACGTACGGTGGGTAGCGCTCCGCCCGAATCGCTGTCTTGA
- a CDS encoding isoprenyl transferase → MSRPPATSTDTADRSLLPADLDPGRLPQHVALIMDGNGRWAKSRGLPRVMGHRAGVEALKSTLRLCSDWGIQALTAYAFSTENWSRPGEEVNFLMTLFERVLQAELQALEAEQVRIRFLGDLQALPPKLQELIADATARTASNNGIHFNVCTNYGGRRELVQAAQRLARRAAAGELDPDSIDENSIAAELFTAGEQDPDLLIRTSGEHRISNFLLWQLAYAEIHVTDVLWPDFNADALKAALLDFQRRNRRFGGLDPISP, encoded by the coding sequence TTGAGCCGCCCTCCGGCCACCAGCACTGACACGGCCGATCGTTCGCTTCTGCCTGCGGACCTCGACCCAGGTCGGCTCCCGCAGCATGTGGCCCTGATCATGGATGGCAACGGTCGCTGGGCGAAATCCCGCGGTTTGCCCCGCGTGATGGGGCATCGTGCCGGCGTTGAAGCGCTGAAGTCCACCCTGCGGCTGTGCAGCGACTGGGGCATCCAAGCCCTCACGGCCTACGCCTTCTCAACGGAGAACTGGTCGCGCCCTGGGGAGGAAGTGAATTTCCTGATGACCCTGTTCGAGCGGGTGTTGCAGGCTGAACTGCAGGCCCTGGAGGCCGAACAAGTGCGGATTCGCTTTCTCGGCGATCTGCAGGCCCTGCCCCCGAAACTGCAGGAGCTGATTGCCGACGCCACAGCCCGAACGGCGAGCAACAATGGCATTCACTTCAATGTGTGCACCAACTACGGCGGACGACGGGAGCTGGTGCAGGCTGCTCAGCGTCTGGCCCGACGCGCTGCTGCCGGGGAGCTAGACCCCGACAGCATCGACGAGAACAGCATCGCCGCCGAGCTGTTCACGGCTGGCGAACAGGATCCCGATCTGTTGATCCGCACCAGCGGAGAACACCGCATCAGCAATTTCCTGCTCTGGCAGCTGGCCTATGCCGAAATTCACGTCACCGATGTGCTTTGGCCTGACTTCAATGCCGATGCCTTGAAAGCCGCCCTGCTCGATTTCCAACGTCGTAACCGCCGCTTCGGCGGTCTTGATCCGATCAGCCCATGA
- the bioB gene encoding biotin synthase BioB has protein sequence MTLSIRHDWTTEEIQTLLELPLMELLWQAQTVHREANPGYRVQLASLLSVKTGGCEEDCAYCSQSIHNSSDVTAFEAQMQVEPVLQRAQAAKEAGADRFCMGWAWREIRDGAPFEAMLEMVRGVRGMGMEACVTAGMLTDQQAERLAEAGLTAYNHNLDTSPEHYDRIISTRTYQERLETLERVRNAGVTLCCGGIIGMGETLRDRASMLQVLASMNPHPESVPVNGLVAVEGTPLEDQAPFEPLELVRMVATARILMPHARVRLSAGRESMSREAQILCLQAGADSIFYGDVLLTTGNPDVEADRQLLADAGVTANWLEEAAAPASRSPH, from the coding sequence ATGACCCTCAGCATCCGCCACGACTGGACTACCGAGGAGATCCAGACCCTGCTGGAACTTCCCTTGATGGAGCTGCTCTGGCAGGCCCAAACCGTGCATCGGGAAGCCAACCCGGGCTACCGGGTCCAGCTGGCCTCGCTGCTCAGCGTGAAAACAGGGGGCTGCGAAGAAGACTGCGCCTACTGCTCGCAGTCGATCCACAACAGCAGTGACGTCACGGCCTTTGAGGCCCAGATGCAGGTGGAGCCGGTGCTTCAGCGTGCCCAGGCCGCCAAGGAGGCCGGTGCTGACCGCTTCTGCATGGGCTGGGCCTGGCGCGAGATCCGCGATGGCGCTCCCTTTGAGGCAATGCTCGAGATGGTGCGGGGGGTCCGCGGCATGGGGATGGAGGCCTGCGTGACCGCAGGGATGCTCACCGACCAACAGGCGGAACGGTTGGCAGAAGCCGGCCTCACGGCCTACAACCACAACCTCGACACCAGCCCTGAGCACTACGACCGGATCATCTCCACACGCACCTACCAGGAACGGCTGGAAACCCTGGAACGGGTGCGCAATGCCGGCGTCACCCTCTGCTGCGGCGGCATCATCGGAATGGGTGAAACCCTGCGGGACCGTGCCTCCATGCTGCAGGTGCTGGCCAGCATGAACCCCCATCCCGAAAGCGTTCCGGTGAACGGGCTGGTGGCGGTAGAGGGCACCCCATTGGAAGACCAGGCTCCCTTTGAACCGCTGGAGCTGGTGCGGATGGTGGCGACCGCGAGGATCCTGATGCCCCACGCCCGGGTGCGGTTGAGCGCAGGCCGTGAATCGATGAGCCGGGAAGCGCAGATTCTCTGCCTTCAGGCGGGGGCCGATTCAATCTTCTACGGCGATGTTCTGCTCACGACCGGCAACCCGGATGTTGAGGCCGACCGCCAACTGCTCGCCGATGCGGGGGTGACAGCCAACTGGCTGGAGGAAGCGGCGGCTCCGGCCAGCCGCTCGCCCCACTGA
- a CDS encoding rhodanese-related sulfurtransferase, with product MDPSNLEPVLAKDSRLLVAAFYAFTPLDDKRRETLLSSLPTLARDGSVLGSVLVAHEGVNGTISGPESAVDAVLDHLRASLVLGNDHYARLEVKRSWAKKPVFRRFKARRKKEIVTIGVNSVDPRTSVGTYVEANDWNALVDDPETLVIDTRNSYETAIGTFEGAIDPSTESFRDFPQWAESTLRPLIEQKGSKRIAMFCTGGIRCEKASSYLQQQGFGEVHHLRGGILKYLEQVPETESRWRGECFVFDQRVALNHQLEPGEHSLCHACGLPVSAQQRELPSYIKGVQCVHCVDRFTDADRERFAMRQHQIDQHNIDQQQA from the coding sequence GTGGACCCGAGCAACCTGGAGCCTGTGCTGGCGAAAGACAGCCGACTCCTGGTAGCGGCGTTTTATGCCTTCACGCCCCTGGACGACAAGCGACGGGAGACATTGCTAAGCAGCTTGCCGACCCTGGCTCGCGATGGCAGCGTGCTCGGCTCGGTGTTGGTGGCCCATGAAGGGGTGAACGGCACGATCAGTGGCCCGGAATCAGCGGTTGATGCGGTGCTGGATCATCTGCGCGCTTCCCTGGTGCTCGGCAACGACCACTACGCACGGCTGGAGGTGAAGCGCAGCTGGGCCAAAAAGCCGGTGTTCCGCCGCTTCAAAGCCAGGCGCAAAAAGGAGATCGTGACCATCGGCGTGAACAGCGTGGACCCCCGCACCAGCGTGGGCACCTACGTGGAAGCGAACGACTGGAATGCACTGGTGGATGATCCCGAGACCCTGGTGATCGACACCCGCAACAGCTACGAAACAGCGATCGGCACGTTCGAGGGGGCCATCGACCCCAGCACCGAGAGCTTCCGCGACTTTCCGCAATGGGCAGAGTCCACGCTGCGGCCCCTGATCGAACAGAAGGGCAGCAAACGCATCGCCATGTTCTGCACTGGCGGAATCCGTTGCGAGAAAGCCAGCAGCTACCTGCAGCAACAAGGCTTCGGGGAGGTGCATCACCTGCGTGGGGGCATCCTGAAGTACCTCGAGCAGGTACCGGAAACCGAGAGCCGCTGGCGAGGGGAGTGCTTTGTTTTTGATCAACGGGTGGCGTTGAACCACCAGCTGGAACCCGGCGAGCACAGCCTTTGCCACGCCTGCGGCCTACCGGTGTCAGCCCAGCAACGCGAACTGCCGAGCTACATCAAAGGGGTGCAGTGCGTGCACTGCGTGGATCGCTTCACCGATGCCGATCGGGAACGCTTCGCCATGCGGCAACACCAGATCGACCAACACAACATCGACCAGCAGCAAGCCTGA
- a CDS encoding DUF952 domain-containing protein — MLPILYSFRRCPYAMRARWALLEAGLLVQWREIALKAKPAEMLAVSPKGTVPVLVLPNGEVIEESLAVMDWALAQADPRELRNTGDASALIEQNDGPFKHHLDRFKYTDRYPGTNKEEQRAAGLAILTSWNQRIAAQGWLLGEHCSLADAALWPFVRQWRIADPEGFDNDNALEALRHWLHRFLEDPRFERLMQRADPWNAGGQQHHFPADAIAVPLDQPLFHLALKADWQAAQASGSYRISTRGMTLEQVGFIHCSWQEQVKATFERFYADAGEVLLLEIDPAAVNAPLRADAIPTGDLFPHLYGALPLEAVCSVGFMPEAA; from the coding sequence GTGCTGCCGATCCTTTACAGCTTTCGCCGTTGCCCCTACGCCATGCGCGCCCGCTGGGCCCTGCTGGAGGCCGGGTTACTGGTGCAGTGGCGCGAAATCGCCCTGAAGGCCAAACCGGCTGAGATGTTGGCGGTCTCCCCCAAGGGCACGGTGCCCGTGTTGGTGTTGCCGAACGGCGAGGTGATCGAGGAAAGCCTGGCCGTGATGGACTGGGCCCTTGCTCAGGCGGACCCTCGCGAGCTGCGCAACACCGGCGATGCCTCAGCACTGATCGAGCAGAACGACGGCCCGTTCAAGCACCATCTGGACCGGTTCAAGTACACCGACCGCTACCCCGGTACCAACAAAGAGGAACAGCGCGCCGCCGGTCTGGCGATCCTGACCAGCTGGAACCAAAGGATCGCTGCTCAGGGCTGGCTGCTGGGAGAGCACTGCTCACTGGCGGATGCCGCCCTCTGGCCGTTCGTGCGGCAGTGGCGCATCGCCGATCCGGAGGGCTTCGATAACGACAACGCGCTGGAGGCACTGCGCCACTGGCTCCATCGCTTCCTCGAGGATCCCCGCTTCGAGCGGCTGATGCAGCGCGCCGACCCCTGGAATGCCGGTGGGCAGCAACACCACTTCCCCGCCGATGCCATCGCGGTGCCCCTGGATCAACCCCTGTTTCACCTGGCCCTCAAGGCCGACTGGCAAGCGGCCCAGGCCAGCGGCAGCTACCGCATCTCAACCCGGGGGATGACGTTGGAGCAGGTGGGCTTCATCCACTGCTCCTGGCAAGAGCAGGTGAAGGCAACCTTTGAACGGTTCTATGCCGACGCTGGCGAGGTGCTGCTACTGGAGATTGATCCCGCCGCAGTGAATGCTCCCCTACGGGCCGATGCCATTCCCACCGGCGACCTGTTCCCCCATCTCTATGGGGCGCTGCCTCTGGAGGCGGTGTGCTCGGTCGGCTTCATGCCAGAGGCAGCATGA
- the lipA gene encoding lipoyl synthase, with amino-acid sequence MSKYSAIPPAERLPEWLRRPIGNASELERVQGLVKQNRLHTICEEGRCPNRGECYAAGTATFLLGGSICTRSCAFCQVDKGQAPMPLDAAEAERVADAVEAMQLRYVVLTAVARDDLADHGANLFTSTMAAIRARNPLIALEVLTPDFWGGVADPERAVMAQRERLATVLAAQPVCFNHNLETVQRLQGEVRRGATYERSLGLLAAARELAPEIPTKSGLMLGLGETRDEVIATLQDLRAVDCQRITLGQYLRPSLEHIPVARYWTPQEFDALAEVARELGFAQVRSGPLVRSSYHAAD; translated from the coding sequence ATGAGCAAGTACAGCGCGATCCCTCCCGCCGAGCGATTGCCGGAATGGCTGAGGCGGCCGATTGGCAACGCCTCCGAGTTGGAGCGGGTGCAGGGGCTGGTCAAACAGAACCGCCTGCACACCATCTGCGAGGAGGGGCGTTGCCCCAACCGCGGCGAGTGCTACGCCGCCGGAACGGCGACGTTCCTCCTGGGCGGATCGATCTGCACACGCAGTTGTGCCTTCTGCCAGGTGGACAAGGGCCAGGCCCCGATGCCGCTGGATGCGGCTGAAGCGGAGCGGGTGGCCGATGCGGTGGAGGCGATGCAACTCCGCTACGTGGTGCTCACGGCGGTGGCCCGTGACGATCTTGCCGACCACGGCGCCAACCTGTTCACCAGCACCATGGCGGCGATCCGGGCCCGCAATCCGCTCATCGCCCTTGAGGTGCTCACCCCCGATTTCTGGGGCGGTGTGGCGGACCCCGAGCGGGCCGTGATGGCCCAGCGGGAGCGGCTGGCGACGGTGCTGGCGGCCCAACCAGTGTGCTTTAACCACAACCTGGAAACGGTGCAGCGGTTGCAGGGGGAGGTGCGCCGGGGTGCCACCTATGAACGATCGCTTGGTTTACTGGCGGCGGCCCGAGAGCTGGCGCCCGAGATCCCGACAAAAAGTGGCCTGATGCTCGGCTTGGGGGAAACCCGCGATGAGGTGATCGCCACCCTCCAGGATCTCCGTGCCGTGGATTGCCAAAGGATCACCCTGGGGCAGTACCTGCGTCCCTCGCTGGAGCACATTCCAGTGGCCCGCTACTGGACGCCGCAGGAGTTCGACGCATTGGCGGAGGTGGCCCGTGAGCTGGGGTTTGCCCAGGTGCGCAGTGGCCCGCTGGTGCGCAGCAGCTATCACGCCGCCGATTGA
- the recR gene encoding recombination mediator RecR — protein MARLIDQFERLPGIGPRTAQRLALHLLNQPEEQIHQFADALLAARTQVGQCQTCFHLSADPECEICRNPERRNGVICVVADSRDLLALERTREFQGRYHVLGGLISPMDGIGPELLHVTELVQRITNEEISEVILALTPSVEGDTTSLYLGRLLKPFCSVSRIAYGLPMGSELEYADEVTLSRALEGRRPV, from the coding sequence TTGGCCCGGCTGATTGATCAGTTCGAGCGTCTGCCCGGCATTGGCCCGCGCACGGCCCAGCGGCTTGCCCTGCATCTACTGAATCAACCAGAGGAGCAGATCCATCAGTTCGCTGATGCCCTTTTGGCGGCCCGCACCCAGGTGGGCCAGTGCCAAACCTGTTTCCACCTCTCCGCGGATCCCGAATGTGAAATTTGCCGCAACCCCGAGCGCCGCAACGGGGTGATTTGCGTGGTTGCCGATTCCCGGGATCTTCTGGCGCTGGAGCGCACCCGTGAATTTCAGGGGCGCTACCACGTGCTTGGGGGCCTGATTTCGCCCATGGACGGCATTGGACCGGAGCTGCTGCACGTCACCGAACTGGTGCAGCGGATCACCAATGAGGAGATCAGTGAGGTGATTCTGGCTCTCACCCCCAGCGTGGAGGGGGATACCACCAGCTTGTATCTGGGGCGGCTGCTCAAGCCCTTCTGTTCGGTGAGCCGGATCGCCTACGGCCTGCCGATGGGCAGTGAACTTGAATACGCCGATGAGGTCACCCTGAGCAGGGCCCTGGAGGGGCGCCGGCCGGTATGA